The sequence AGATGAGTGTCTACATCATTCATCCACTGAATTGTTTCGTTTGGACATCagaaactatacgaggaaatgtaAGGAAGAAGAATAGTATACCAGCACCAGCGAACAAATGGGGGCCGGGGAAGAGCTTTCCGGTCCGAAACCATGTATTGAGGCACCCACCCACCGCCTCCAACACCCCAAACGCCAGCAGTATGGACCCGGCGTTGAAGTGCCGCTCCCTGTAAGATCCCTTCAGCAACGTCTTCCTCTCCTGATATCGCACAAGCACAACTAAAAATCTGATCattagcacaaagacctacagaGATTTAGGGAGAGGAACGACAAGTACCTCGGTGAGCTGCTGAATCTTCGCTTCGATCGGAGACGGAGACGGCGGTGGCGGCGGAGGTCCGCCGTCTGCCCCAGCGGCGACGGGCGTGGGGACAGCGGGCGCCACCTGCTTCTTGAGCTCGTTGATCTCGTTCTGGATGGTCCGGACCCGCCGCCACTGCCATCCCAAATATCCCGCCCAGAGCGTGTACACGAAGAGGCTGCCCATCACCACCGGGTGGAGCAACGCGAAGGTCCGCCCTTCCAAGATCCCGAACTCCCCACCCACCGCGAGCGCATCCTTCGAACCAAACAGAACCACTGCTCCAGCTGAGGCCGAGATCAAAGTGGACAGATAGAGAGGAAATGACGTAGCTCACCTGAGGATTGAGGAAGAGAGGAAGGGAGAATGCAACGGCGACGGCGGCGGTGGCAGGGAGGGGTGGGGTGATCGGGAGCAGGTGTTGGGGGCCAGAGGCAGAAGGAAGGGGGCCGAGGTGGCGTCGCGGCGGTGGCTTGAGGAATGGCTTACTGCTAGAGGAGGAAGGATTTGGGTTTGGGTTTGGGAGGAGGTTGAGGAGGCCGAGCGTCGCGGTGGTGGCCATCGCAAGGAGGTGGCGCGGACGGCTTCGGGCTGGTGGGCACGATAAGAGATGAGAGAGGGGTGTTAAGACACGAGCTATAGGGATATGGTTGGCCGCGAGACACGATGACGCGTGACGTCAGTGCGCTGAGAGCGAAGGGATAAGAAAGAGGGAGGCTTTCATTGGCCACGCGGACGTGATGGATTGTGCCGTCCGGTATGCGTTCATTTTTGCGTAGCATTTCCCGTAACACGTTGCGGAAACACCAAACTTTGTATAATATATAACGTGTTTGAAGAATTGCTTCGTTGAAGCGGCGGAAGGAGATTTGTCGGCAATAATAAACCTTTCTTCAATCAGACGGCCATACGACGATTCATACACTGATACTGAATGTGAGGTAAAAATTTGTACATTCATTTCATCGAACACTTGGATTACAAATCATAACCATGACTTTATTCTCAAGACCTTGCCATATGAATCCTTGCAAACAGAAGCCATGAGAAGCCAAGTAGTGGATGAATCACAAGCAAGCACACTGTGTCCCTTTTCTCATAGCACTAGTTTCCATCATTGACACTTCCGAAAGAACCGACAACGTGGTTCCTTTCAAGGTCAAGACATCATTCGCAGCATTCCTTGTTGCTTCATCACACTCCAATGCCTTCCTCGAGATCACACCATATATCTCCTCCAGAAGCCTCAGGAAAGCAGTCTCCACATTGTCCCCGCTAAGTGCTGATGCTTCCGAGAAGAAGAGTCCTTGTTCCTCTGCAAACTCCAAGGCATCTTCAGTCGACACGACCCTGTTCTTGGCAAGGTCAGACTTGTTGCCTATCAGCATGACAACGATGGAGTTGTCAGCATTTGCTCGCAGTTCGTCGATCCACCTCACGACATGGTCGAACGTCTGCCGTTTCGTGATGTCGTAAACTA comes from Musa acuminata AAA Group cultivar baxijiao chromosome BXJ3-3, Cavendish_Baxijiao_AAA, whole genome shotgun sequence and encodes:
- the LOC135632772 gene encoding uncharacterized protein LOC135632772, yielding MATTATLGLLNLLPNPNPNPSSSSSKPFLKPPPRRHLGPLPSASGPQHLLPITPPLPATAAVAVAFSLPLFLNPQDALAVGGEFGILEGRTFALLHPVVMGSLFVYTLWAGYLGWQWRRVRTIQNEINELKKQVAPAVPTPVAAGADGGPPPPPPSPSPIEAKIQQLTEERKTLLKGSYRERHFNAGSILLAFGVLEAVGGCLNTWFRTGKLFPGPHLFAGAGITVLWALAAALVPAMQKGNETARNLHIALNGLNVLLFVWQIPTGIDIVFKVFEFTNWP
- the LOC135632374 gene encoding ras-related protein RABA3-like produces the protein MMTREEDRGEEWEAEEIDYVFKIVVIGDSAVGKTQLLGRFTKDEFFLDSKSTIGVEFQTRTLVLNRKRIKAQIWDTAGQERYRAITSAYYRGALGAMLVYDITKRQTFDHVVRWIDELRANADNSIVVMLIGNKSDLAKNRVVSTEDALEFAEEQGLFFSEASALSGDNVETAFLRLLEEIYGVISRKALECDEATRNAANDVLTLKGTTLSVLSEVSMMETSAMRKGTQCACL